In Deinococcus maricopensis DSM 21211, the sequence GGCGGCCTGCGCGGAGCGGAGGGCCTCGTCGGCCCGGCCGAGGCCGAGCAGGTTCGCGGCGATGTTCGCGAGGAGCAGGCACTCGTGCTGCCGCAGGTCGCCGTCGCGGGCGCGTTGCAGGCTGCGTTCATTGAGGCGCAGCGCCTCGTCGTACTGTTCGAGGTCGTGGTAGTCGATGGCGGCGTTGATGGACGCGCTCGAAATCATGATGGGGTGCGCGATGCGCGTGGCGATGTCGAGCGCGTCGAGGTGGTACTTCAGGGCCCGTTCGTGTTCCTTGAGGTTGATGTAGAGGTTGCCGATGTTGTTCAGACTGCGGCACTGCCCGAGGTCGTCGTGCATGGACTGCACGAGGCGCAGGCACGCGAGGTGCCGCTCGAGGCCGCGGCCGAACTGCCCGGTCTGCACGTCCGTGATGGCGAGGCCGTTGAGGCTGCGCGCCTCGAGGGCCCGGAGGCCGAGCGCGGCGGCGCGTTCGAGGCTGCCCTCGAAGTCGGTGCGGGCGTCCTCGAAGCGCCCGAGGAAGTAGTGGCCGTACCCGCGCAGCATGCCGGCGCGGGCGGCCCCGGCCGCGTACCCGCTGCTCACGGCGAGGGTGTAGGCTTCGTGGGCGAGTTCCTGCGCGCGGAGCATGGACGACATGAGGACCGCGTCGGCCTCGTCGTTGAGGGCGTCGACGCGGCGCCAGTCCTCGGGGGGGTTGGGGGTGCCGGGCGCGGGATGGGGCATGCTGAACATCGGTCTCCTGGGGCCCGTGGGGCCCTGATGGCGGCAAGGTCCCCTGATCTTACGGGCCTGCATCTGACAGTTTCCTGAACCCGGCGGCGCGCGGAGCTACACAACTTCTGAACATCTTCTGCATCAGCCGTGAAGGGCCGCGTGGCAGCCTGAGGCGATGAAGACGATTCTGGTGGTGGAGGACAACGCGGGCATCCGGGAGATGGTGCGCGAGTACCTCGCCGAGCACGGCTACCGCGTGCGCGTCGCGTCGAACGGCGTGGAGGGCCTGCTGGAGACGCGGCACCACCCGCCGGACCTGATTCTGCTGGACGTCATGATGCCGGGCATGGACGGCTTGGAGTTCCTGCGCAAGTACCGCGCGGACGCCGGCACGCCCGTGATGTTCCTGACCGCGCGCGACGCGGAACTCGACAAGGTGCTGGGCCTGGAGCTCGGCGCGGACGATTACCTCACGAAGCCGTTCTCGATGGCGGAACTGCTCGCGCGCATCCGCGCGCTGCTGCGCCGCGCCGGCGAGAAGCCCACCGGCGGGCCTGTGCGGGTGGGCGTGCTGGAGCTCGACGCTGCGTCGCGGACGTTCGTGGTGCGCGGGCAGCGGGTGGACCTGACCCGCTCGGAGTTCGAGCTGATGGACCTGTTCATGCGGCACCCGCAGCGGGTGTTCACGCGCGTGGAGCTGCTGGAGCACCTGCAGGAGGACTCGGTCGGGTCCGAGCGGACCATGGACGTGCACGTGCGCAACATCCGCGCGAAAATCGAGGAGGAGCCGGGCAAGCCCCGCCTGATCGAAACGGTGTTCGGTGTCGGGTACCGCCTGAATCCTGGCGGCGCGCCGTGAGCGCGGCGGCGCGCCCATTCTGGCGGACGCTGCCGTGGCGGCTGACGCTGGCGTTCGTGCTGGTGAGCGCGCTCGCGCTCGGCATTGTCGGGCTGGCGTCCTACGCGTCGACGCGCGCGGAATTCAACACGCTGCTGGGCGCGCAGGCGCGCGAGCAGCTCGCGTCGGAGGTGCAGACGTACGTGAGCGCCCACGGGACCGTGCAGGGGTTCCGGCCGGCGCCGCCTCTGCAGGACGCGGCGCCCGGCGGGGTCGGCGGGCCGTTTCGCGGCGGGCCGGGCGGGGATGGACGGCGGCACGGGCCGTTCGTGGTGCTCGACACGGCCCGCCGGGCACTGTACTCCACGCCGGAAGTGACGGGCGGGCAGGCCGTGCAGGGGGGCCCGCTGACGCCCGTGCGCGTGAACGGGCAGCTCGTGGCGTACCTGGCGCCGTCGGGCGCGCGGCCCCGCCCGGACGCGCGCAGCGCTGAGTTCCTGGCGCGCACGACGCGCGCCATCGCGTGGGCGATGCTGGGCGCGGTGGGCCTCGCCGTCCTGACGGGCATGCTGCTGGCGCGGTCGTTCCTGCAGCCCCTGCAGCAGCTGCTGGTTGGCATTCACGCGCTGCAGCGCGGTGAGACGCCCACGGCGCTCGCCAGCCGCCGCGCGGACGAGTTCGGGGAGGTGCTGAGTGCGTTTGACGACATGCATGCGAGCGTCACCCGGAACCAGCGGGCGCGGCAGCAGCTCACGGCGAACATTGCGCATGACCTGAACACGCCGCTCGCGGTGGTGTCCGGCACGCTGGAAGGCATGCTCGACGGGACGTTCCGGGTGACGCCCGAACGGCTGGGGCGCCTGCACCGTGAAACGGCGCACATCGCGCAGCTCGTGAACGACCTGCGGTTCCTGTCGCTCGCGGACGCCGGCGAGTTGAAGATGCAGCGCCGCCCCACGGACCTCCTGCCGCTGCTGGAGGACGCGGTGGGGACGTTCCGCGAGCGTGCCGAGGCGGCGGGCGTGACGCTCGGCGTGGACGGTCCGGCGGACCTACCGACTGTCGCGGTGGACGGCGTGCGCCTGACGCAGGTGATGCAGAACCTGCTGAGCAACGCCCTCACGTACACGCCGTCCGGGGGGCGCGTGCAGGTGCGGGTGGAGCGCGCGGGCGAGGCGGTGCGCGTGACCGTGCAGGACAGCGGGGTGGGCCTGGCACCCGGGGCGGTCCCGCATGTGTTCGACCGGTTATACCGCGCGGACGGGGCGCGCTCCTCGGGCGGGAGTGGACTGGGCCTGAGCATCTGCCGTTCGATTGTGGAGGCGCATGGTGGGCACATTGCGCTCAGCAGCGTTGAGGGACAGGGGACGACGGTCGTGTTCGAGCTTCCGCTGGCTGTGGGTTAGGGCGCGCGTGAGGAGGGAGGGGCACCGGGGCGGCTGGTGCTCCTCCCTCCGGGTGCGTGGCGCAGAAGAATTTGTGCAGCTGGCGCTCGTTATAGGTGCTTGACTTGGTGCTGACAAGCAGACTACTTTATCGGTAAAGCTACAGAGAAAGGACTGGTATGCCGTGTCGGACCCACCCCTGACCGTCACCCTGCAGGACGTCGCGCGGCACGCCGGCGTCTCCAAAATGACGGTCTCCAACGTCATCAACAACAAGCCCGGCATGTCCCCTGCCACCCGCGAGCGCGTCCAGCGCGCCATCGACGAAACCGGCTACGTCGTCAACGCCGCCGCCCGCGTCCTCGCCGGCGGGCGCATGAACCTGCTGGGCGTCATCACGCCGCGCATCAACTGGCCGTTCGTCACCGAAATCCTGCACGGCGCCAGCAGCGTCGTCGAGAATGCCGGGTTGGACCTCGCGATCTTCACCACCGCCGACAACCCCCGCGTGGAGCGCGAGCGCGCCACGCTGCTGCGCACCCTTGCGGACGGCGTGCTGCTCATCATCCCCGCCGCCGACGAACATCAGGTGTTCGGCCCCACCCCCGTGGTCACCATCGCCGGAGACGGCCCGTACACCGTCAGCGTCGACGATGAGCAGGGCGGCCGCCTCGCCGCGCAGCACCTGCTGAGCCTCGGGCACACCCGCATCGCGCACATTCGCGGGGCCATCACCACTTCCCGTCACGACGCCCGCGACCGCGAACGCGGGTTCCGCACGGCCCTGCAGGACGCCGGCGTGGACCTGCCCGACCACCTCGTCCGCGACGGGCAGTACACCGAGGACGGCGGCGAGCGGGCCGCGCGGGCACTCCTGACCCTGCCGGAACCGCCCACCGCCATCTTCGCCGCGAACGACCGGTCCGCCATCGGCGCGCTCCATGCCGCCGAGGCGCTCGGCGTACGCGTCCCCGAACAGCTGTCCATCGTCGGGTACGACGACGTGCAGATCGCGTCGCTCGCCCGGCCCGCCCTCACCACCATCCGGCAGCCCCTGCAGGCCATGGGGGAACGCGCGGCACTCACCCTGCTCGACCTGACCCGCGGCGTCACCCCGGCCCAGGCGCATACGCGCTTCCCGGCGGCGCTCGTCGTCCGGGATTCGACCGCCCCGCCGGTCCGGGAGGTCACCGTGAGCCCGTGACCACCTCCTGAACCCCTGAAGCACTCCTCACGTCCGTTCCGTTCCCGCTCGCCGGGCACGGCAGCCCCGTCCTGCGCTCCCGCGGCCCGCCAAGCCGCGCGCCAGGCCGGACGGGCCGTCATCCCGCCTCTCGTTCACGCTCACTTCCGAAGGGAGTCCTGATGGTCACCCGAACGTCGCGGCGCGCCGCCGCGCCCCTCACGCTCGCGCTTCTGCTCGCCGCGTGCACCCCCGCCCCGCCGCCCACGGCGCCCACGGCGCCCACCACGCCCGCCGCGAGCGCCGTCCACGTCCTCATGACGACCGGCGACGCCCACAAACGCCTGAGCGCCGAGCCGGACCTCGCGTTCGCCCGCGACGGCGGGGAGCTGTTCCCCACCATCACCGTGGATGCCGGGCGCACGTACCAGCGCATGGAGGGCGTCGGCGCGGCCCTCACCGAAAGCAGCGCGTGGCTGATCCAGCACAAACTCAGCGCCGCCGGGCGCGACGCGCTCCTCCACGACCTGTTCGACGCGCAGCGCGGCGCCGGGTTCGACTACGTACGCCTGCCCATGGGCGCGTCCGACTTCGCGCGCAGCCACTACACGTACGACGACGTGCCCGCCGGCAGCAGCGACGCGACCCTCGCACACTTCAGCGTCGACCATGACCGCGCGGACGTCCTGCCGGTCGCCGTCGCCGCGCGCACCATCAACCCGAACCTGCAGTTCATGGCGTCCCCGTGGAGCGCGCCCGCCTGGATGAAAACCAGCGGCAGCCTGATCGGCGGCCAATTGAAGCCCGAGGCGTACAGCGTGTACGCGCAGTACTTCCGGAAGTTCGTGGACGCGTACCGCGACGCGGGCGTGCCCATCAGCGCCGTCACCGTCCAGAACGAACCGCATCATGAGCCCGGCGACTACCCCGGCATGCGCATGGAGCCGGACGCGCAGGCCGCGTTCATCGGCGCGCACCTCGCGCCCGCCCTGAAGGGCAGCGGCACGAAAATCCTCGCATGGGACCACAACTGGGACGAGTGGGACTACCCCCTGAAGGTCCTCGCGGACAAGGCCGCGTACGCCGCCGTGGACGGCACGGGCTTCCACTGCTACGGCGGCGACGTGAGCGCCCAGAGTCAGGTGCACGACACGTACCCCGGCAAGGACGTGTACTTCACCGAATGCTCCGGCGGCGCGTGGGCGGACAACTACGCCGACAACCTCCGCTGGAACACCCGCACACTCCTGATCGGCGCGACCCGCAACTGGGCGAAAACGGTGCTGCTGTGGAACCTCGCGCTTGACGAGACGCACGGCCCGCACACGGGCGGCTGCGGCGACTGCCGCGGCGTCGTCACCATCAACGGCGCGGACGGCACCGTGCAGCACAACGTCGAGTACGACGTGCTCGGCCAGTACGGGAAGGCCGTTCGGCCCGGCGCGGTCCGCATCGACAGCAGCACGTACAACACGGACGCCGGGGCGCTGCAGAGCGTCGCGTTCCGCAACCCGGACGGCCGCAAGGCCTTGATCGTCCTGAACGACACGGACGCGCCCACGACATTCAAGGTGAAGGAAGCCGGCGCCTCCTTCTACGCGACGCTGCCTGCCGCGTCCGTCGCCACGTACACCTGGACGGGCGCCGGGTCCGACGCGCCCGCCCCGGACGCGCCCGCCGTGGACGCGTCTGCCCGCATCGAAGCCGAGGCGTACAGCCGCGCGCAGGGCGTGCAGACCGAAGCGACCACCGACGAGGGCGGCGGCCGGAACGTCGGCCACACCGACGACGGCGACTACCTGGTGTTCGACCGCGTGAAGTTCGGCGCGCCCGCCACCGGCGTGCAGCTGCGCGTCGCGAGCGGCTCGTCCGGCGGCACGGTGGAATTCCGCACGGGCAGCGTCACCGGGCCGGTCGTCGCCACCGCGAACGTCCCCGGCACCGGCGGGTGGCAGGCCTGGACGACCCTCACGGTGCCCGCCAGCGTTCCCGCCGGCACGCACGCGCTGTACGTCGTGTTCCCGAAAAGCCAGGGCATCAACCTGAACTGGCTGCAATTCACGAAGTGACCCCGCACCCCCACTCCCCCGAGGTGAAGGAATGAAACGTTCGATGCTCTCCCTGACCGCCCTGCTGACCGCCGCTCTCACCGGTGCCGCGCTCGCGCAGCAGCCCGCCAGCACCTTCACGGTCGTCCGCCCGACCCAGTGGGGCGCGTACAACCTCAACCCGTTCGCGCCCGGCGACCAGCACCTGCTGCCCACCAACAGCGTCATCTACGAATCGCTGTTCTACGTGAGCACCCTGAACGGCAAGGTCACGCCCGTGCTCGGCACGAAGTACGCCTGGAGCAAGGACAACAAGACCCTGACCGTCACGACGCGCGGCGGCGTGACTTGGCACGACGGCAAGCCGTTCAGCGCGAACGATGTGGCGTTCACGTTCAACTACCTCAAGCAGTTCCCGGCGCTCGACACGTCCGGCCTGTGGAAGAACGGCCTCACGAGCGTGAAGGCCACGAACGCGAACACCGTCACGTTCAACTTCAACAAGGCGAATACGCCGATCTTCCAGTACGTCGCCGGGCAGATGATCGTCCCGCAACACATCTGGGCGAACGTGAAGGACCCCGTCACGGACACGAACCAGAAGGCCGTCGGCACCGGCCCGTTCACGTTCGACAGTTACAGCCAGCAGGCGCTGCGCGTCCTGAAGAACCCGAACTACTGGATGAAGGGGCAGCCGTACGTGGACGCCGTCGTGTGGCTCGCCACGAACAGCAACGACGCGGCGCTGTTGAAGCTCCTCAAAGGCGAGGCGGACTACGGGTACGTGGGCGTTTCCGACCCGAAAGGCATGTACGCCAGCAAAGGCCCGAACAACCAGTACTGGTGGCCGGTCACGGGCGACAACTACCTGTACTTCAACACCACCAAGGCGCCGTTCAATGACGCTGCGTT encodes:
- a CDS encoding response regulator transcription factor, giving the protein MKTILVVEDNAGIREMVREYLAEHGYRVRVASNGVEGLLETRHHPPDLILLDVMMPGMDGLEFLRKYRADAGTPVMFLTARDAELDKVLGLELGADDYLTKPFSMAELLARIRALLRRAGEKPTGGPVRVGVLELDAASRTFVVRGQRVDLTRSEFELMDLFMRHPQRVFTRVELLEHLQEDSVGSERTMDVHVRNIRAKIEEEPGKPRLIETVFGVGYRLNPGGAP
- a CDS encoding sensor histidine kinase, giving the protein MSAAARPFWRTLPWRLTLAFVLVSALALGIVGLASYASTRAEFNTLLGAQAREQLASEVQTYVSAHGTVQGFRPAPPLQDAAPGGVGGPFRGGPGGDGRRHGPFVVLDTARRALYSTPEVTGGQAVQGGPLTPVRVNGQLVAYLAPSGARPRPDARSAEFLARTTRAIAWAMLGAVGLAVLTGMLLARSFLQPLQQLLVGIHALQRGETPTALASRRADEFGEVLSAFDDMHASVTRNQRARQQLTANIAHDLNTPLAVVSGTLEGMLDGTFRVTPERLGRLHRETAHIAQLVNDLRFLSLADAGELKMQRRPTDLLPLLEDAVGTFRERAEAAGVTLGVDGPADLPTVAVDGVRLTQVMQNLLSNALTYTPSGGRVQVRVERAGEAVRVTVQDSGVGLAPGAVPHVFDRLYRADGARSSGGSGLGLSICRSIVEAHGGHIALSSVEGQGTTVVFELPLAVG
- a CDS encoding LacI family DNA-binding transcriptional regulator; this translates as MSDPPLTVTLQDVARHAGVSKMTVSNVINNKPGMSPATRERVQRAIDETGYVVNAAARVLAGGRMNLLGVITPRINWPFVTEILHGASSVVENAGLDLAIFTTADNPRVERERATLLRTLADGVLLIIPAADEHQVFGPTPVVTIAGDGPYTVSVDDEQGGRLAAQHLLSLGHTRIAHIRGAITTSRHDARDRERGFRTALQDAGVDLPDHLVRDGQYTEDGGERAARALLTLPEPPTAIFAANDRSAIGALHAAEALGVRVPEQLSIVGYDDVQIASLARPALTTIRQPLQAMGERAALTLLDLTRGVTPAQAHTRFPAALVVRDSTAPPVREVTVSP
- a CDS encoding carbohydrate-binding protein encodes the protein MVTRTSRRAAAPLTLALLLAACTPAPPPTAPTAPTTPAASAVHVLMTTGDAHKRLSAEPDLAFARDGGELFPTITVDAGRTYQRMEGVGAALTESSAWLIQHKLSAAGRDALLHDLFDAQRGAGFDYVRLPMGASDFARSHYTYDDVPAGSSDATLAHFSVDHDRADVLPVAVAARTINPNLQFMASPWSAPAWMKTSGSLIGGQLKPEAYSVYAQYFRKFVDAYRDAGVPISAVTVQNEPHHEPGDYPGMRMEPDAQAAFIGAHLAPALKGSGTKILAWDHNWDEWDYPLKVLADKAAYAAVDGTGFHCYGGDVSAQSQVHDTYPGKDVYFTECSGGAWADNYADNLRWNTRTLLIGATRNWAKTVLLWNLALDETHGPHTGGCGDCRGVVTINGADGTVQHNVEYDVLGQYGKAVRPGAVRIDSSTYNTDAGALQSVAFRNPDGRKALIVLNDTDAPTTFKVKEAGASFYATLPAASVATYTWTGAGSDAPAPDAPAVDASARIEAEAYSRAQGVQTEATTDEGGGRNVGHTDDGDYLVFDRVKFGAPATGVQLRVASGSSGGTVEFRTGSVTGPVVATANVPGTGGWQAWTTLTVPASVPAGTHALYVVFPKSQGINLNWLQFTK
- a CDS encoding ABC transporter substrate-binding protein, which produces MKRSMLSLTALLTAALTGAALAQQPASTFTVVRPTQWGAYNLNPFAPGDQHLLPTNSVIYESLFYVSTLNGKVTPVLGTKYAWSKDNKTLTVTTRGGVTWHDGKPFSANDVAFTFNYLKQFPALDTSGLWKNGLTSVKATNANTVTFNFNKANTPIFQYVAGQMIVPQHIWANVKDPVTDTNQKAVGTGPFTFDSYSQQALRVLKNPNYWMKGQPYVDAVVWLATNSNDAALLKLLKGEADYGYVGVSDPKGMYASKGPNNQYWWPVTGDNYLYFNTTKAPFNDAAFRRAVSQAINTADVAQKAYAGVAKPSHPSGIIPAQQAQWLPANASSLAVKFNAAAADAALTKAGYRKNAQGARLGKDGKALPAFKILVGAGWTDFITMAQVISENLKKVGINTQIDQQAWSSYSGGLQTANYDMGISWGWGGGPTPYYLYYQSFSPEFSAAVGKTAPSNLAHYSSPAITQALAQYRATSDAAAQKKAIGTIATTVMRDMPWLPLTDRSEFSLYSTARFTGFPNAQNPYNAGTADDTPGARLMYLNVKPKK